The sequence GCGGTATCTATTTTTGCGGTCATTTTTTTACCGGCCATGCCGTTCGCGATGGAAACCGCGAACGCATCCATGGAGAGGCCAACGGCAATAAGCAGGATCGATATGATATCCATGGGATGTTTAAACTATAACCAATATCGGCCAAAAATCAATTAGTTGTTTCACCCTCCCTTTTATCCCCTCTCCCTTAAGGGACACCAGTTATCCCTCACCCCTACCCTCTCCCTTTTTAAGGGAGAGGAATAAGGTGAGGATTTAGTCTTTTATGTTGCCATCGAGGGAGGGGGATTTTATTAAATGGAAAAAATCAGCGATAAATACGGTTGACAGTCGCGCTTTTTCAAGGTATCATTATTAAAAGTATGAACAAACCAGGCGTTTACCGGGTTATGTTATTGAACGTCTTAAAAGCTTCTTTACGAATATGGCTGATGATAGCAAGCAAGTCGAAGATGATCGTTATCGGCAAATTCGTGCAATTCGATATCATTCGTTAACCAATTATCGGTTGTAATAGGAGGCAACATGAAAAAATACATTGCGATTCTGATCTTCTTGGCAAGCATTATATCAGTGGCATGCAATAAACTTAAGATTACTGTATTCTCCGAAATAGATGTCGCTGGCAAAGGGAATTACAATATTTTCGACATCGCAGCAGTGTCCAGTAATCGCGGGCCGATCAGCATCGAAGGAAAAAACTCAAGCGGCCATCAATATATATATGTAACTGGGTCATACCGGGGCGCCGACGGGGTAACGCGCTGCCTAACCGCCAAGTACGATGAAAACGGCAGACCGCTCTGGTATAAACTTTATCCTGAATCGGATGCACAAGGTACCCGGTCAAAGGTCAGTTATGGCATATCGCTGCTGGTGAATACCGGTGGTGGCTTGAAAGAAGAGTGTGTTTATGTACTGGCGGAAGAGGGTGCCGGCAATGAGCAGAAACAATTGATGTTGCTGAAATATGACAGCCTGGGCGGCAAGTTGTTAGAAAAAACCCTCGCGCAGTCAAAATATGAGATAGTCGGTTCATTTTATACAGACAATACCATGAATTTATATTGCGCCGGCTACATGATGAACAAGGACATTGTAAGCGAGATCTTTTCATATAAATTCAGCCCGTCCGGCGATCCGTTATGGTCGAGTACTTATCAAAACCCTGGATTAAACTGCCATTATGTGCTTTTTCAGATGAGATATCCTGGTCAGCTGGTTTGCGCGGGTCTGTCAGGGGAACAAAATGACCTTTTTTATATTCCCTTTGATTCACTGGGCAAAGCGCTGGATATGGTTGTTTGTCAGAGCACTGAACAGGAAAATGCGCTGGCGGATATCATTACTGATGAAGGCGGATCCATATATCTTGTTGCCAGTGACCGTTGGGGATTTTCAACCACTGCCTATGACGGTATGAACACAATGCGCTGGCGTGCTGCATTTAAGGATACCAACGGCGGTCATAATACAGCCCATGCCATCGCGATCGATGATTCCGGCTGCGTGTATGTTGCGGGGAGCAGGAAGGATCAAATGGATCGCCTGGTCCTGGTAAAATATGACGCCGCTGGAGCTGAAGCATGGCGGAAGACCGATATTCTTATTCCAGGCAAACCATGGGGACTGTGGTTCATAAATCCCGATTTCATACATAATCGCCTTGAATATGGACCTGCGTTTGATATAGATATAATCGGGGGCACCAAAAACGGAATGTTTATCGCCCGATACAACACAGCGGGATCAAATAAAGCGTTTGCGCAGTATTGCGTAAAAGACCAGAGCCATTTTATCGGTGCCGCCGACGGCAAATGGATCGCCGTCAATAACGTGGGTAAAGATTTAACGGGTATTAGAAAGGCGCACCTTCTGAAATACGAAGAATTCCAAATATTCGGAATAAACCGCTGGGACTAAGCAACAAGTTGCTTAACTGATATCAGCGATTAAAAGGCAGATTACAACGATAAAGAACAAAAATATTTTAATGACTTAAATCACCGTCATCCATCTGTTTATCTCTGTAATCATATTTTCAGCCCGATCCCCACTCTCATGCGGAAGCCGGGTTTCCACCGGAACGGATTTTCGTAGGTGTAGAAACGCCGCGCCATGACATACTCGTTGCGCAATTCCGGGGCCGAATTAACGCCATCGTGATTGTAGTCGGCTTGGGGCGTGTAGTAACTGCTGGTCATGGTTATGGCCGAAAACCCTGAAACCAGGATCGTGCCTTCAAGACCGTCGTCATCGACCTTGCCCGTGGTGCCGAATACGCTGTTCACCTGCTCGGCGTCGAGCAGGTTAAAGATGTTGGCAAACAGGTTCACGTTTAAACCCGCGACCTTGATATTCTTGTTCAGGTTGGCGTCAACATTCGCGTACCCGGGCATCCGCGCGGAATTCTGATCGCCGAGCGCATTGCCCTTGGCATCGGTCGGCGTGTAAGGGAAGCCGGAGTGGAAGGTGATAATGAAGTCGCTTGATAATTCGCGGGCCGGAACGATAAAGAAATCCTTGGGCAGGGAAAATCCCAGCGTGGTATTGACAATGTGCCGTTCGTCAAAATCGAGCCAGTAATCGATCTGCGGCGTCTTGTATTCGCCCGTGATGGGATCGATGTTGGAATTCACATAAATATCGTAGTAATGCTGCCACGCGTCCGACGCGGTGCCCTTGGCAAACTGGAGCGTGTAGGAAAAGTCGAAGTACCAGTCCACGAACCACAGCTGGTCGAGCTGTTTTTTCAGCGTGAACTCGATCCCTTTGACATTGCCGTAGTCGAGGTTTGTCACCTGGTAATAAGCATAGGGCAAGGTCTCGTACCGTTTGGTCTGGATGAGGTCATAGATATCCTTGTAATAGGCTATAAGGCCGATCGCATAGATGTCGCTGAGCTGGTTCTCGTAGCCCATTTCATAAGCGATCGTTTTTTCAACGGTGAGGTTGGGATTGCCCAGGACCGAGTTGAAACGCCGCAGGAGCAGCCAGACAACCTCGGGCGTGGTCGAACGGTACAGGTTGTGCGCGGTCGGCGTCTGGAAGAAATGCCCGTAATTAAAACGCATTTTTGAACGATCCGTGATCGGCAGCGAGAACCCGAGCCGCGGCGAGAGCCGCCACTTGGCATCGGTGACCGTCATCGTGCTGTCCGCGCTGTTGGTCGGATTGGCAAGCCCCATGGCCTTGGAATCAAAATAGTCAAAGCGCAAGCCTAGTTTGGCAATGATACCTTGAAAATCCATCTGGTCCTGGATGTAGTAAGCGCCTTTAACCGGATTCTTGTTGTACATGTCCCAGAACGGTATCTTCACCCAGGGGAGGTTGTTGTCAAACCAGCCCACGTTCTGAAAGATCAAGTTGACGCCGGTCTTGATCTCATGGACTCCGCCGATGGAATTGGTGTAATTGAGGCTCGTCTGGATATCGCGGTTAAAGAAATAACGCCACATCCTTTCATCGCCGATCGTATAGTAAAAACCGGTCGCGCCGTAGGGATTGCGCCGGAGCGATGCGGCCGTGGTCCGTTCATATTCGGTATAATGATAAGGCATGAGCGTGTCGGATAAAGAATCGATCAGGTAATGTTTTTTCACGGTGTCCGGCAGATCTTGCAGCAGGATGTCGATCAGGTGTTCGCCCTTGAAATGGTAGTCCTCCCACCACTGGCGGTCCAGCGAATCTTCGACGGTATAGTCGCGCACCGCGTAGAATCTGGTCGTTCTCGTGTAGCCGAACTTCGCTTCCACGATCTGCGACTGCACCGGGTTGTAGCTCAAAGTCGCCGTGGTGAGCCAGTTCTTCCACAGGTCGGCCGCGCGATGGTCAAGATAGTAAACCATGGACATCTCGCCCCACATGTCGGCGTAATGCATGTACTGTTCGTGCGAATAAAATTGCGATACCGTCATCTTGCCCTTGGCATTGGGGAACCGGTAGGAAAGTTTGGCCTGGCCCTTGTAATCAAAACGCTCAGCCGGAGTTTTCCAACGGGCAGCTTCATGCGCGTCCGAACTATAGGTCTCGCCTGACAGGAAATAACGGAATCTTGATTTTACCAACAATCCTCCGCCCATGCTCAGTTCGACAAGGTTGTAGCCGTAATTCAGCTTGGACGTCGTGAATAACTCGTCCGTGGTAAACCGCGCGTTGCCGCCAAACCGGTCGTTTCCTTCACGGGTCACGACATTGACGACACCGGAAAGCGCTTCGCCGTACTCGGCGTCAAAACCGCCGGTAATGATGTCGATTTCCTCGACCGCATCTTTGTTGATCTGGACCGACTGGGTGCCGTAATGGGGCGCCTTGGTAAGAACGCCGTCCACAAAGTACGCGATCTCCGCTGCCCTGCCGCCGCGGATGTGCGTGCCGTAGCCGTCCTGAGACACGCCCGCCTGCAGGGTTATGATCTCGTTGATCTCGCTCACGGGTAATCGACTGATGTCATCGGCCGTGGTCGTGTGGCTGGTCTGGGTCTGGGTGCGGATGACGATCTGCTTCTGAGCGGTCGTGACGACCGGTTCAAGCATGATGATCGTGGGCGATAATTTGAAGTTCAAGGGTGTTGTCTGGTTCGATATCACGACAACCATTTCGACGGTCGCCGGATTGTAACCCATACATGTTGAAGCGATGGAATACGTGCCGACCGGCACATATGGAATAAGATATTCTCCGTTTTCATCGCAGGCCGCGCCCAATTCCGTACCTTCTATAATAACATTAGAACCCGGGATAGGTTGATTTGTCTGAGAATCAATAACCCGTCCCTGTATCCTGCCTCTTTCCATGGCAGCCAGGAACGAAATGATCATGAAAAATATCACAACGATGCGCTTCATAGGTTACCTCCTTCCTATGTATGCATGTATTTGCATGATAATGTACTCCATTTAGGCTTAAATGTCAAGTGATGAAAAAGCATTGACAGTGAACGGTTTACCTCTATAATTGTGCGACGATGTTTATATATCTGGCGTTGTTCACCCAAGTGCAATTGCAGGTGTTGCCATCGATCAAAGACACGTTGTTCATTGATGAATGGCTGTGCCTGGGACCGTTCTCGATCGGTGTCCGGGAAGCCATAGTCGACGCCGACCCCGCCATCGAGACGGCCGGATATAAACCGGAAACGCTGAGGACATATCCCACGATCCTGGCTGACGGAGGTGTTGTCAAATGGCAGAAAACAAATTCTGACAGCGGTAATATCCGGGTCGAATATAAAAATGTTCCATGGGATACGCTTCAGGATATCTACGGGTTTATTGGTTTGCTCAACGCGACTTATGCGTGGGCGGAATTTGGTTGCGACAAAGACTACAGGGTTTTGATAAACGCGCAGGGCATCGGTTCTTTTGTTTTAAACGGCAGGTCGTTCCCGGGTGACGCGTACGGCGACGGTTATTTCCGTGTTCCGGTGGTGTTGAAAAAGGGCACGAACACAATTGTGCTTAAACTGTCTGATTATGGCGATCACGAGGCGAGTTTCAGAATAGAACCCGTAGCTGAACCGCTCCGGATCGTCGCTGAAGACGTGCTTGTCGCCGATCTCATTGTCGGCGAAAAAACTGCTGCTTATATTGGAGTACCGGTCATGAATACGACGGAAAAGCGTTTGGATCAGATCATTATCGAAGTGACCGGAGAATTGATAAAGCCTTCAAGCAGAACCTTGCGCAGTTTGATGCCCCTGTCATGCATCAAAGCGCCGTTGGCGATCGAGACCCGGGACATTGTGGGCTCGGGTGACAGCACCCAGGTCGAGATAAAACTCAGCAGCGGTGATCTCATTACCCGGAAGATCTGCTGGCTGAAGATCAAAAACAGCGACAGTTCATACGCGCGCACATTTTTGTCAAAGATTGACAACTCCTGCCAGTACTATGCGGTCTTGCCGCCAGCAGACTATGGACCGGACAGCACGTACGCCTTGATCATGACCTGCCATGGCGCTGGTGTTGAAGCGCGCGGGCAGGTTGGCGCGTACACGCAAAAGGACTGGGCGTATGTGGTCGCGCCGACCAACCGCCGCAGGTTTGGTTTTGACTGGCAGGATTGGGGACGGCTGGATTTTCTTGAGGTGTTAGACGAAGTCAAAAAGAACTACAAAACAGATGAAAATCGCGTTTATTTAACTGGTCACTCCATGGGCGGGCACGGGGTCTGGCATATCGGCCTGTCGCATCCTGACCTCTTTGCCGCGATCGCGCCGTCTGCGGGCTGGACCACGATCCAGCTGTACGCGCCGTTTACCCTGCAGAAGAGTTATCTGTTCGCCGAACCGGAGCAGTTAAAGTATCGGGATATGGTCATGCGCGAGGATAATCCGGCGCTGTTTCTGGAAAACGCGCTGAACCTGCCCATCTATATCCTGCATGGCGGCGCGGACGACAATGTCCCTCCTGTCCAGGCCAGGCTGATGAATAAATATTTATCAGGAATGCATAAAATTTACATTTATAACGAGGTGCCGGATATGAGCCACTGGTGGGACATTGATTCAACCCCGGGCACGGACTGCGTGGACCTAAAAGAAATGATGGAGTTCATGAAAAAGCAAACGAGGAACCCATGGCCTCAAGAAGTTAGAATAAGACCATACGATTTGGCACAGACAAATAATTCTTATTGGATTCACATCGATGAACTGGAGAAGCTATATCATTCTAGCGAACTGACAGCACAGCAAAAACATTATGTAATTGATGATTATTTAACAGGGGGATTTGAAGTTGATGACATAAAAATGAGCTGGAGTAATGTAAAAGCTGCTACGATATCTTTTAAAACAAAACTTGAAGCTGAAAGATCCGGCTTTTCTATAAATGGAAAACAATCTATTTTCTCTAATGGAAAATCCCTTGATGTATCAATTTATAAAGAGGGTAATAACTATAAGATTGGCAAACCAAAAGAACATGGTTTGAAAAAAATTCCAGAGCTTTACGGTCCGATCAAGCGCGCGTTCTTCTCCCCCTTCATTTTAGTTTACGGCACGACCGGCGAGCCGATGTCAACCGAGAATAACCTGCACCTGGCGCGTTCGTATGCCTACACGTGGTGGATACGGGCGAATGGTTTTGTCGAGATCCTGCCGGACACCGAAGTAACTGAAGAAATAACCGAGCAATTTAATATGATATTATTCGGCAACAACGAAACAAATTCTTATGTGAAATATATCAATTATAAACTGCCGATAAATATCGAGTACGGTCATTTCCGCGTGGGCAAGGAGCGTCTCGACGCGGACGACCTGTGTCTGATGGAAATCTATCCCAACCCATTGAACAAGGAAAGATTCGTGCTGGTGTACGCTCCAGCGTCGGCCTATGCGGAAAAACATATGAGCCTCTTCCCGGTTCTTTATTCCGGTTCAGGTCTCCCCGACTTCATTATCTGGGACGCGTCAGCCGCGCGCTTCGGCTGGGCCGGCGTGGTCGCGTGCGGGTTTTTTGACCAGCGCTGGCAGCTGGACCGAAAGTCGATGTTCCTTAAAGAATAACCAGCCGAGTATTGTCCTTGACTTTTGTAAAATAATATTTATAATATTACAATGCAAGAAGGCATCAATATCTTCGAAGAAGATTTTTACGCGATCACCGACGCGTTGGGCCGCTTACTGCAAGGCACAAACGCGCGCACTGTCTTGTTGATCGACAAAGCCGGGCAGCTCATCACTTCAGCCGGCGACACCGCGAAGATAGATGTGTCATCGTTCGCCACGCTATCGGCCGCGGATTTCGCGGCGACCAGCCAGCTGGCTGCTTTGATCGGAGAAAAGGAATTTTCCACGCTGTTCCACCAGGGTGAAAGGGAGAATCTATATGTTTGTTTGATCGCCAACCGGGTCATCCTGGCGGTCATTTTTGACCAGCGAACAACGCTGGGTTTGATCAGGGTCAAGGCAAAGAATACCGCGACCGAACTGGAAAAAATATTCACCGATATTTTCAACAAGCTCACCAAGGGGACCGATGCGCCGAAACCGATAGACATCGATTTCACCAAAGCAGCCGAGGAAGAGCTGGACAAGCTGTTTGGTTTTTGACCCTGATGCATGGCATTAATTAACTACGCGTCCCGAGAGATAAACTCCAAGGTCGTCTATTACGGACCAGGCTTGGGCGGTAAAACAACGAATCTTAAGTATATTTACACGAAATTGAACCCATCGATCAAGGGGAAGCTGATCAGCCTGGCGACCGAACTTGACCGCACACTTTTCTTTGACTTTTTACCGGTAGACCTGGGAACGATTAAGGGGTTCAAGACCCGGTTCCACCTGTACACGGTGCCCGGCCAGGTTTTCT comes from bacterium and encodes:
- a CDS encoding prolyl oligopeptidase family serine peptidase, with amino-acid sequence MFIYLALFTQVQLQVLPSIKDTLFIDEWLCLGPFSIGVREAIVDADPAIETAGYKPETLRTYPTILADGGVVKWQKTNSDSGNIRVEYKNVPWDTLQDIYGFIGLLNATYAWAEFGCDKDYRVLINAQGIGSFVLNGRSFPGDAYGDGYFRVPVVLKKGTNTIVLKLSDYGDHEASFRIEPVAEPLRIVAEDVLVADLIVGEKTAAYIGVPVMNTTEKRLDQIIIEVTGELIKPSSRTLRSLMPLSCIKAPLAIETRDIVGSGDSTQVEIKLSSGDLITRKICWLKIKNSDSSYARTFLSKIDNSCQYYAVLPPADYGPDSTYALIMTCHGAGVEARGQVGAYTQKDWAYVVAPTNRRRFGFDWQDWGRLDFLEVLDEVKKNYKTDENRVYLTGHSMGGHGVWHIGLSHPDLFAAIAPSAGWTTIQLYAPFTLQKSYLFAEPEQLKYRDMVMREDNPALFLENALNLPIYILHGGADDNVPPVQARLMNKYLSGMHKIYIYNEVPDMSHWWDIDSTPGTDCVDLKEMMEFMKKQTRNPWPQEVRIRPYDLAQTNNSYWIHIDELEKLYHSSELTAQQKHYVIDDYLTGGFEVDDIKMSWSNVKAATISFKTKLEAERSGFSINGKQSIFSNGKSLDVSIYKEGNNYKIGKPKEHGLKKIPELYGPIKRAFFSPFILVYGTTGEPMSTENNLHLARSYAYTWWIRANGFVEILPDTEVTEEITEQFNMILFGNNETNSYVKYINYKLPINIEYGHFRVGKERLDADDLCLMEIYPNPLNKERFVLVYAPASAYAEKHMSLFPVLYSGSGLPDFIIWDASAARFGWAGVVACGFFDQRWQLDRKSMFLKE
- a CDS encoding roadblock/LC7 domain-containing protein, with amino-acid sequence MQEGINIFEEDFYAITDALGRLLQGTNARTVLLIDKAGQLITSAGDTAKIDVSSFATLSAADFAATSQLAALIGEKEFSTLFHQGERENLYVCLIANRVILAVIFDQRTTLGLIRVKAKNTATELEKIFTDIFNKLTKGTDAPKPIDIDFTKAAEEELDKLFGF
- a CDS encoding TonB-dependent receptor, which produces MKRIVVIFFMIISFLAAMERGRIQGRVIDSQTNQPIPGSNVIIEGTELGAACDENGEYLIPYVPVGTYSIASTCMGYNPATVEMVVVISNQTTPLNFKLSPTIIMLEPVVTTAQKQIVIRTQTQTSHTTTADDISRLPVSEINEIITLQAGVSQDGYGTHIRGGRAAEIAYFVDGVLTKAPHYGTQSVQINKDAVEEIDIITGGFDAEYGEALSGVVNVVTREGNDRFGGNARFTTDELFTTSKLNYGYNLVELSMGGGLLVKSRFRYFLSGETYSSDAHEAARWKTPAERFDYKGQAKLSYRFPNAKGKMTVSQFYSHEQYMHYADMWGEMSMVYYLDHRAADLWKNWLTTATLSYNPVQSQIVEAKFGYTRTTRFYAVRDYTVEDSLDRQWWEDYHFKGEHLIDILLQDLPDTVKKHYLIDSLSDTLMPYHYTEYERTTAASLRRNPYGATGFYYTIGDERMWRYFFNRDIQTSLNYTNSIGGVHEIKTGVNLIFQNVGWFDNNLPWVKIPFWDMYNKNPVKGAYYIQDQMDFQGIIAKLGLRFDYFDSKAMGLANPTNSADSTMTVTDAKWRLSPRLGFSLPITDRSKMRFNYGHFFQTPTAHNLYRSTTPEVVWLLLRRFNSVLGNPNLTVEKTIAYEMGYENQLSDIYAIGLIAYYKDIYDLIQTKRYETLPYAYYQVTNLDYGNVKGIEFTLKKQLDQLWFVDWYFDFSYTLQFAKGTASDAWQHYYDIYVNSNIDPITGEYKTPQIDYWLDFDERHIVNTTLGFSLPKDFFIVPARELSSDFIITFHSGFPYTPTDAKGNALGDQNSARMPGYANVDANLNKNIKVAGLNVNLFANIFNLLDAEQVNSVFGTTGKVDDDGLEGTILVSGFSAITMTSSYYTPQADYNHDGVNSAPELRNEYVMARRFYTYENPFRWKPGFRMRVGIGLKI